GACGGTCGCGCTCATGCAGCGCTCGGTGCCGCGCAACACCACCGCCTCGAAATTGGCCACCGCGCCGGCGCGCGGCGCGGCGCTGCCGGCCGGCAGCGTCACGCAGGCCTCGAGCGCCTGCCCGGGCAGCACCGGCTGGAGGAAACGCGCGTTGCGCACGCCCACCAGGTGGCAGCGCGCCTCGCCGTCGCGACGGTGGCCGACCAGCAGGTTCGCGGTCTGCGCGACGAACTCCACCAGCAGCACGCCGGGCACGATCGGCGCGTCGGGGAAATGGCCGGCGAACCACGGCTCGTCGGGCGCGAAATGCTGGAAGCCGCGGATCGCGAGGCCGTCGGCGGCCACCTGCGCATGGCGCACGAACAGGAACGGCGCGCGGTGCGCGAGCAGCCGCGTCACGGCATCGGGGCCGAGCGCGGTGCCGGCGTCGAGCGTGGCGCCGGCGTCGAGCGCGGCGAATGCATCGGCGGCGGCCGCCGCCAGGGAGCGGGCGGGCGTCATGCGAACACCCCCGCCGTTTCGCCGGCCGGCAGATGCGGCGCGAGCGCGTCGAGCAGCGCCTGCGGATGCCGCACCGCGCGACGCGTGGCGCGCTCCACGGCCACCATCTCGATGCTGATGCGCGCGATCGCGTCGGTGCCGCGCGTGACCTCGGTCACCCACACCGAGCGCGAGGCCGTCATGCCGCCGATCCGCGAGCGCAGCGCGAGGCGGT
The genomic region above belongs to Burkholderia plantarii and contains:
- a CDS encoding 3-hydroxyacyl-ACP dehydratase FabZ family protein translates to MTPARSLAAAAADAFAALDAGATLDAGTALGPDAVTRLLAHRAPFLFVRHAQVAADGLAIRGFQHFAPDEPWFAGHFPDAPIVPGVLLVEFVAQTANLLVGHRRDGEARCHLVGVRNARFLQPVLPGQALEACVTLPAGSAAPRAGAVANFEAVVLRGTERCMSATVTLYLTQ